Proteins encoded within one genomic window of Clostridia bacterium:
- a CDS encoding choice-of-anchor J domain-containing protein, whose product MTKSTARKLLSILVASAMLLALLPAALIPASAETKAPAKDDTEHLLYYDNFTEYPFNGDWSRADGNGDGASWYHTMTASGAFYHNAAGSVVSEYCEADAAIPGDDLVSPYFDIPASGKTTMSFWATGTYGEASVGYRVEGGSTVTVKNLPVSIYSWVACEIDFSEFDGGALMGKRVCIVIINKDSHKGGFLAVDDFKVSLGNGRVILSEDFSADPFKRDGWTFEDIDGDGYNWGYEPGSEERYYHNGKGAVVSASLYGDPLTPDNLLVSPVIDVPAEGVTKVKFWARGTTSVGAGGVGPHEKFSIDYRIAGDETLYSFLDSEYITENKWQKYTADVSAEGGGRLKGKRIQIIIRHFDCTDQYKLCVDDFRVTNVGGSLPVYTFDFEADPFESGWSADDADGDGYNWEYSARSSFYGEAGGAVHSASYANRRALTPNNRLWSPHFTVPSGGVTTVSFMARGSHNTDFAEHFDVSYTIYGAIPRVTRISEEFVATNYEVKYSVTLPDYLQGDRIRICVTHHNCTNQLALYLDDFRVDWDPDPGVVLSCNFESDPFLDGWKNYDNDGDGREWVYRNDTLAEYSYPSSGVCTHSGNGSVFSASWWDGTALTPDNSIDTWWIYVPEEGVTTLRFWARGSHETDCAEKFRVNYYVEDTNAVQLQSDPFVTANEWREYAFDSGNHMGLSTCAGKIVRVVITHYGCTDQNRLYVDDLLITNEIQDLSGAANAEGSYIKFVSDGDYPWTPKGSGVRSGNAGVPNSRSVMTATVTLEKDAELNFMYVTYARWSDAMCQFSVDDTVKFSKFDQIGVWQKYTCVIPAGTHTLKWSYTKTEYPLGHPEGDYFAIKDVGFPSLKIMKGDMDKDGEITVADALAALRIAAKLAEETPESVTIGDIDGDDRVTVADALAILRVAAKLADQSSLG is encoded by the coding sequence ATGACGAAAAGTACGGCCCGCAAACTCCTGTCAATACTCGTCGCGTCGGCGATGCTGCTCGCGCTGCTGCCGGCGGCGCTGATTCCCGCGTCCGCGGAAACGAAAGCGCCGGCGAAGGACGATACCGAGCATCTCCTCTACTACGATAACTTCACCGAGTATCCCTTCAACGGCGATTGGAGCCGCGCGGACGGCAACGGCGACGGCGCGAGCTGGTATCACACGATGACCGCTTCGGGCGCGTTCTATCATAACGCCGCCGGCTCCGTGGTCTCCGAATACTGCGAAGCCGACGCCGCGATCCCGGGCGACGATCTCGTCAGCCCCTACTTTGATATTCCGGCCTCCGGCAAGACGACGATGAGCTTCTGGGCGACCGGGACCTATGGCGAGGCTTCGGTCGGCTATCGCGTCGAGGGCGGGAGTACGGTGACGGTAAAGAATCTGCCCGTCTCCATCTACAGTTGGGTTGCCTGCGAGATCGATTTTTCAGAGTTCGACGGCGGGGCGCTTATGGGCAAGCGCGTCTGTATCGTCATCATTAACAAAGACTCGCATAAAGGCGGCTTCCTCGCCGTCGACGATTTCAAAGTGAGTCTCGGTAACGGACGCGTCATCCTGTCGGAAGACTTTTCGGCGGATCCGTTCAAAAGGGACGGGTGGACCTTCGAGGATATCGACGGTGACGGCTACAACTGGGGATACGAACCCGGCAGCGAAGAAAGATACTACCATAACGGAAAGGGCGCGGTCGTTTCCGCGTCGCTCTACGGCGACCCGCTGACTCCGGACAACCTGCTCGTCAGCCCGGTCATCGACGTACCCGCCGAAGGCGTGACGAAGGTGAAGTTCTGGGCGCGCGGCACGACCTCCGTCGGAGCGGGCGGCGTCGGCCCGCATGAAAAGTTCAGCATAGATTACAGGATCGCCGGCGACGAAACGTTGTATTCTTTCTTGGATTCCGAGTATATAACCGAGAATAAATGGCAGAAATACACCGCCGACGTTTCGGCGGAGGGCGGCGGCAGACTGAAGGGCAAGCGCATTCAGATCATAATCAGACACTTCGACTGCACCGACCAGTATAAGCTCTGCGTCGACGATTTCAGGGTGACGAACGTCGGCGGCTCGCTGCCCGTCTACACCTTCGATTTCGAAGCAGATCCGTTCGAAAGCGGCTGGAGCGCCGACGATGCCGACGGCGACGGCTATAACTGGGAATACTCCGCGCGCAGCAGCTTCTACGGCGAAGCCGGCGGCGCGGTGCATTCCGCGTCGTATGCCAACCGCAGGGCGCTGACGCCTAACAACCGCCTCTGGAGCCCCCACTTCACCGTGCCTTCCGGCGGCGTGACGACCGTCAGTTTTATGGCGCGCGGCAGTCACAACACCGACTTCGCCGAGCATTTTGACGTTTCGTATACCATATATGGCGCGATCCCGAGAGTGACGCGGATATCCGAAGAGTTCGTCGCGACGAACTATGAGGTGAAATACTCTGTCACCCTGCCGGATTATCTGCAGGGCGACCGCATCCGCATCTGCGTGACGCATCACAACTGCACGAATCAGCTCGCGCTCTACCTCGACGATTTCCGCGTCGACTGGGATCCCGACCCGGGCGTCGTCCTTTCCTGCAATTTCGAGAGCGATCCCTTCCTCGACGGCTGGAAGAATTACGACAACGACGGCGACGGCCGCGAATGGGTCTACCGCAACGACACCCTCGCGGAGTATTCCTATCCGAGCAGCGGCGTTTGCACTCACAGCGGCAACGGCTCCGTCTTCTCCGCATCCTGGTGGGACGGAACGGCGCTGACGCCGGATAACTCGATCGATACGTGGTGGATCTACGTCCCCGAGGAGGGCGTGACCACGCTCCGCTTCTGGGCGCGCGGCAGTCACGAAACGGACTGCGCCGAGAAATTCCGGGTCAATTACTATGTGGAGGATACGAACGCAGTCCAGTTACAAAGCGATCCGTTCGTCACGGCGAACGAGTGGCGTGAGTACGCCTTTGACTCGGGCAACCACATGGGTCTTTCCACCTGCGCCGGCAAGATCGTGCGTGTCGTTATCACTCACTACGGCTGCACGGATCAGAACCGTCTTTACGTTGACGATCTCCTCATAACCAACGAAATACAGGATCTTTCCGGGGCGGCGAACGCCGAGGGAAGCTATATCAAGTTCGTTTCCGATGGCGACTATCCCTGGACCCCGAAAGGCAGCGGCGTCCGAAGCGGCAACGCCGGAGTTCCGAACAGCAGGAGCGTTATGACCGCGACGGTCACTTTGGAGAAAGACGCCGAACTGAATTTCATGTACGTGACGTACGCGAGGTGGAGCGACGCTATGTGCCAGTTCTCCGTAGACGACACGGTCAAATTCTCGAAATTCGATCAGATCGGCGTATGGCAGAAATATACCTGCGTTATTCCCGCCGGAACTCATACGCTCAAATGGTCTTATACAAAGACGGAGTACCCGCTCGGCCATCCCGAGGGCGATTACTTCGCGATCAAGGACGTGGGATTCCCGTCGCTGAAAATCATGAAGGGCGATATGGATAAGGACGGCGAGATCACCGTCGCGGACGCGCTCGCCGCGCTCCGCATCGCCGCGAAACTCGCGGAAGAAACGCCTGAAAGCGTGACGATCGGCGACATCGACGGGGACGATCGCGTCACCGTCGCGGACGCTCTTGCGATTCTCCGCGTCGCCGCGAAGCTCGCCGATCAGAGCAGTCTCGGCTGA
- a CDS encoding carboxypeptidase M32, with amino-acid sequence MTTKEALEKYAALEKTLFALGHAESMLYYDGATVAPKGSAGVRASTLGELSRLTYQFATSPETIEVVGTLAADLDSLDAVTRRKVTENVRDLERMRRVPEDIFVEYTELSAKADAVWHDAKEKNDFASFEPYLQKMFDMTKLVRSCEEPGKDPYDTALDDHERGLDRATCDAFFAGLREKLVPLINEVKEHADRVDDTPLKRRFPIEKQRKFSDFVMGLMDIDPNHCVLGETEHPFTIDFSRDDVRITTHYHENAFASSMYSVIHEGGHALYELHTGRELAGTELGEGASMAIHESQSRFYENVIGRSREFCSLIYPWLKAEFAPNLDDVSEDDFYRMINKSEPSLIRTEADELTYCMHVMVRYELEKRMFNGELKAKELPAEWNRLYKEYLGVDVPDDRRGVLQDSHWSNGNIGYFPTYAIGSAYGGQYIERINRDFDLFAAVRDGDFARINGWLEEHIWKHGRMLDPVPLFESVCGKFDVNYYVAYLEKKFRDVYRLG; translated from the coding sequence ATGACGACAAAAGAAGCCCTTGAAAAATACGCCGCGCTGGAGAAGACGCTTTTCGCGCTCGGGCACGCGGAATCAATGCTTTATTACGACGGAGCGACCGTCGCGCCGAAGGGCTCCGCGGGAGTACGCGCCTCCACGCTTGGCGAGCTTTCGCGCCTGACATATCAGTTCGCGACTTCACCCGAAACGATCGAGGTCGTCGGCACGCTCGCCGCGGATCTCGATTCGCTCGACGCCGTAACGCGCCGCAAGGTTACCGAAAACGTCCGCGACCTCGAGCGTATGCGCCGCGTACCGGAAGACATCTTCGTAGAATACACCGAGCTTTCCGCCAAGGCGGACGCGGTCTGGCACGACGCCAAGGAGAAGAACGACTTCGCCTCCTTCGAGCCGTATCTGCAGAAGATGTTCGATATGACGAAGCTCGTGCGCAGCTGTGAGGAGCCCGGCAAGGACCCCTACGACACCGCGCTTGACGACCACGAACGCGGACTCGACCGCGCGACCTGCGACGCCTTCTTCGCCGGACTGCGCGAAAAGCTCGTGCCGCTCATCAACGAGGTCAAGGAGCACGCCGACCGCGTCGACGACACGCCGCTGAAGCGCCGCTTCCCCATCGAGAAGCAGCGCAAGTTCTCCGACTTCGTCATGGGGCTTATGGATATCGACCCGAACCACTGCGTGCTCGGCGAAACGGAGCATCCGTTCACCATAGACTTCTCGCGCGACGACGTGCGCATCACGACGCACTATCACGAGAACGCCTTCGCTTCCTCGATGTACTCGGTCATCCACGAGGGCGGCCACGCGCTTTACGAGCTTCACACGGGACGCGAGCTCGCCGGCACCGAGCTCGGCGAAGGCGCCTCCATGGCGATACACGAGAGCCAGTCCCGCTTCTACGAGAACGTCATCGGGCGCAGCCGCGAGTTCTGCTCCCTCATCTACCCCTGGTTGAAGGCGGAGTTCGCGCCCAACCTCGACGACGTCAGCGAGGACGATTTTTACCGCATGATAAACAAATCCGAGCCGTCGCTTATACGCACGGAAGCGGACGAGCTGACCTACTGCATGCACGTTATGGTGCGCTATGAGCTTGAAAAGCGCATGTTCAACGGCGAGCTGAAGGCGAAGGAGCTCCCCGCCGAGTGGAACCGGCTCTATAAGGAATACCTCGGCGTGGACGTGCCGGACGACAGACGCGGAGTGCTGCAGGACTCCCACTGGTCGAACGGCAATATCGGCTACTTCCCCACCTACGCCATCGGTTCCGCCTACGGCGGACAGTATATCGAGCGCATCAACCGCGACTTCGACCTCTTCGCCGCCGTCAGGGACGGCGACTTCGCCCGCATCAACGGCTGGCTGGAGGAGCATATATGGAAGCACGGCAGGATGCTCGACCCGGTGCCGCTGTTCGAGTCGGTCTGCGGCAAGTTTGACGTAAATTATTACGTCGCTTACCTCGAGAAGAAGTTCCGCGACGTTTACCGGCTCGGGTAA
- the rbfA gene encoding 30S ribosome-binding factor RbfA: protein MASHAFRNTSENIKRELDSIFKEVKSRELDGKFVSIARLEMSKDMSVAKVYVSTLSGMEKTQKVVAALKAAKGFIRGELSHRLDLRHTPELVFIPDASMEYGARISKLIDDSVAHEHTEREEND, encoded by the coding sequence ATGGCGTCTCACGCGTTCAGGAACACAAGTGAAAACATAAAGCGCGAGCTCGATTCGATATTCAAAGAGGTCAAGAGCCGCGAGCTTGACGGCAAGTTCGTATCTATCGCGCGGCTTGAAATGTCGAAGGATATGTCCGTCGCGAAGGTTTACGTAAGCACGCTTTCCGGCATGGAGAAGACGCAGAAGGTCGTCGCGGCGCTGAAGGCGGCGAAGGGCTTCATCCGCGGCGAGCTTTCGCACCGGCTCGACCTGCGGCACACGCCCGAGCTCGTCTTCATACCTGACGCTTCGATGGAATACGGCGCGCGCATATCCAAGCTTATCGACGACAGCGTCGCGCACGAGCATACCGAGAGGGAAGAGAATGACTGA
- a CDS encoding DHH family phosphoesterase: MTDLQRAAEMLKAADGIMIITHAHPDGDTVGAGFALLHALKALGKRCFVANPDEIPPSLICVSGAERLPVEFEPDFIVAVDVAETQLAGGLAPYCERADLCIDHHKSNKRYAKFTALDETAASAGEMVYELLGILGVGMTREIATALYAALSTDTGCFRYRNNTPKTMRAAAETMEAGADFGSMNKAFFETVSAERVKLLSQLYGNVEIFAGGKLAVSHVDLRGCSEDDYDGLSGELRKVDGVVGAVLLRRTGENEYKISARSNPGFDCSALCAVFGGGGHEGAAGANVYGELSDCLGRVKAAMEDQLRRNA; the protein is encoded by the coding sequence ATGACTGATCTGCAGCGGGCGGCCGAAATGCTGAAAGCCGCCGACGGCATAATGATAATCACTCACGCGCACCCCGACGGAGACACCGTCGGAGCGGGCTTTGCCTTACTGCACGCGCTGAAGGCGCTGGGCAAGCGCTGCTTCGTCGCGAATCCGGACGAGATCCCGCCGAGCTTGATCTGCGTTTCGGGCGCGGAGCGGCTTCCCGTGGAGTTCGAGCCGGACTTCATAGTAGCCGTCGACGTAGCCGAAACACAGCTTGCGGGCGGCCTCGCGCCGTACTGTGAACGGGCCGACCTCTGCATAGATCATCACAAGAGCAACAAGCGCTACGCGAAGTTCACGGCGCTCGACGAGACCGCCGCCTCCGCGGGCGAAATGGTGTACGAACTGCTCGGCATCCTCGGCGTCGGTATGACGCGCGAGATCGCGACGGCGCTTTACGCCGCGCTGAGCACCGACACCGGCTGCTTCAGATACCGCAACAACACGCCGAAGACCATGCGCGCCGCCGCCGAAACGATGGAAGCGGGCGCGGACTTCGGCTCGATGAACAAAGCGTTTTTCGAGACCGTTTCGGCGGAGCGCGTTAAGCTGCTCAGCCAGCTTTACGGTAACGTAGAGATATTCGCCGGCGGCAAGCTCGCCGTTTCGCACGTCGACCTGCGCGGATGCTCGGAGGACGACTACGACGGACTTTCCGGCGAACTGCGCAAGGTGGACGGCGTCGTAGGCGCGGTCCTGCTTCGCCGCACGGGCGAGAATGAATACAAGATTTCGGCGCGTTCCAACCCCGGCTTCGACTGCTCCGCGCTCTGCGCCGTTTTCGGCGGCGGCGGGCACGAGGGCGCCGCGGGCGCGAACGTGTACGGAGAGCTTTCCGACTGCCTCGGCAGGGTGAAGGCGGCTATGGAAGATCAGCTGCGGAGGAACGCGTGA
- the truB gene encoding tRNA pseudouridine(55) synthase TruB produces the protein MNGILCIDKPEGFTSFDVVAVMRKATHESHIGHAGTLDPFATGVLPLLFGRCAKFQDYLTVGRKRYRASVKLGVTSDTLDRTGEVTVSGSAPDLANAEETLASFVGEQLQTPPAYSAIQVRGKRLYDLARAGKAPEIPPRRIEIYSIIPLSAEGDTLTFEVECSKGTYIRALARDIGEKLGCGACLWELRRLAGSGFTVDDCVSLEEAKANFAEHMLPVENALTGFESVTVSNRKGRMLLNGAGNPTDLPEGTYKMFDAAHGFLGLFDSRGGRMKVRTMYVVKEEAN, from the coding sequence GTGAACGGTATACTTTGCATCGACAAGCCGGAGGGCTTCACCTCCTTCGACGTCGTCGCCGTTATGCGCAAGGCGACTCACGAGAGCCATATCGGTCACGCCGGAACGCTCGACCCGTTCGCAACGGGCGTGCTGCCGCTGCTTTTCGGCAGGTGCGCGAAGTTTCAGGACTACCTCACCGTCGGCAGAAAGAGGTACCGCGCGTCCGTAAAACTCGGCGTGACGAGCGACACGCTCGACCGCACGGGAGAAGTGACCGTTTCCGGCTCCGCGCCCGACCTAGCGAACGCTGAGGAAACGCTCGCGTCATTCGTCGGCGAGCAGCTTCAGACGCCGCCGGCGTACAGCGCGATACAGGTGCGCGGCAAGCGGCTTTACGACCTCGCGCGCGCCGGCAAAGCGCCGGAGATACCTCCGCGCAGGATAGAGATATACTCGATCATTCCGCTTTCCGCGGAAGGCGATACGCTCACCTTCGAGGTGGAATGCTCGAAGGGAACGTACATACGCGCGCTCGCCCGCGATATAGGCGAGAAGCTCGGCTGCGGAGCGTGCCTGTGGGAGCTCCGCCGTCTTGCCGGCAGCGGCTTCACTGTCGACGACTGCGTTTCGCTCGAGGAGGCGAAGGCGAACTTCGCGGAGCATATGCTTCCCGTGGAGAACGCCTTGACCGGTTTCGAGAGCGTCACCGTCAGCAACCGCAAGGGCAGGATGCTGCTCAACGGAGCCGGCAACCCGACCGACCTTCCGGAAGGGACCTACAAAATGTTCGACGCCGCCCACGGTTTCCTCGGCCTTTTCGACAGCAGGGGCGGCAGGATGAAGGTGCGCACGATGTACGTTGTCAAGGAGGAAGCGAATTGA
- the ribF gene encoding riboflavin biosynthesis protein RibF — protein sequence MIINCGDIKTKLPPCALALGTFDGVHVGHAKVIGEAARAASEGGLTARALTFPDLPGDFIKTRARAPRIMSNALRERAIYACGADEICYFDLKNGGFEYTAERFVDEVIVGGLNAKKVFCGFNFRFGRGGAAGPEKLGELLRAKGAELTVIPPVELDGELVSSSRIRRLITDGDVASAARALGRPFSTDFPVEHGRQIGRSIGFPTINNRFPQGRLIPAFGVYATRAVVDGVRHGAVTNVGTRPTVGGQEVTEETHIFGVDEDLYGRIVEVEYVARIRGEIYFECLEDLRLQIIRDTEAAERILRD from the coding sequence TTGATCATCAACTGCGGCGATATAAAAACCAAGCTTCCGCCCTGCGCGCTCGCGCTCGGAACGTTCGACGGCGTTCACGTCGGTCACGCGAAGGTCATCGGCGAAGCGGCGCGCGCCGCTTCCGAAGGCGGACTTACCGCCCGCGCGCTGACGTTTCCGGACCTGCCCGGCGACTTTATAAAGACCCGCGCCCGCGCTCCGCGCATAATGAGCAACGCCCTGCGCGAACGCGCGATATACGCCTGCGGCGCGGATGAGATATGCTATTTCGACCTGAAAAACGGCGGCTTTGAATACACCGCCGAACGCTTCGTAGACGAGGTGATCGTCGGCGGACTGAACGCGAAAAAGGTCTTCTGCGGCTTCAACTTCCGCTTCGGCAGAGGCGGCGCCGCGGGGCCGGAGAAGCTCGGCGAGCTGCTCCGTGCGAAGGGCGCGGAGCTGACCGTCATACCGCCGGTCGAGCTCGACGGCGAGCTCGTTTCAAGCTCACGTATCCGCCGGCTTATCACGGACGGCGACGTCGCTTCCGCGGCTCGCGCTCTCGGGCGCCCGTTTTCAACGGACTTTCCGGTCGAGCACGGCAGACAGATAGGCAGAAGCATCGGCTTTCCGACGATAAACAACAGATTCCCGCAGGGGCGGCTCATCCCCGCCTTCGGAGTTTACGCAACCCGCGCAGTCGTCGACGGAGTGCGGCACGGCGCCGTCACGAACGTCGGCACGCGTCCGACGGTCGGCGGCCAGGAGGTAACCGAGGAGACCCATATCTTCGGCGTCGACGAGGATCTTTACGGCAGGATCGTCGAGGTCGAATACGTGGCCCGCATCCGCGGCGAGATTTACTTTGAATGCCTCGAAGACCTGCGTCTTCAGATAATCCGCGACACAGAGGCGGCGGAAAGAATCCTTCGTGATTAA
- a CDS encoding helix-turn-helix domain-containing protein, whose translation MSNRLFQTVIQQMKDVIGRTIGVIDENNAVVSCSDLSMIGKTVGGIMDELSYTNEALSVAGRTYKKLGWLTKADYAVFVDGDDERAKYSAAILSVSLDNIKAYYDEKYDKAAFIKNVLLDNILPGELRNKVGELQINNEVDRVVLLVRIDERTDISLFDVIRNLFPDKNQDFVIRLSENEIAIVKEVKEHKEPLTLNKLGFSIVDTLKGEFFADATVGISNVVSTVAELARAFKEAQTAIEVGKVFETENSVVNYATLGIARLIYHLPTTLCEMYMDEVFKSGTIDSLDHETLFTIQKFFENNLNVSETSRKLFVHRNTLVYRLDKIKKLTGLDLREFENAIVFKVALMVHKYLQEKPVKY comes from the coding sequence ATGTCAAACAGACTGTTCCAGACGGTGATCCAGCAGATGAAGGACGTCATCGGCAGAACGATCGGCGTTATCGACGAGAACAACGCCGTCGTTTCGTGCAGCGATCTTTCCATGATCGGCAAGACCGTAGGCGGCATAATGGACGAACTTTCCTACACCAACGAAGCGCTTTCCGTCGCCGGCCGGACCTATAAGAAACTCGGCTGGCTGACCAAGGCGGACTACGCCGTTTTTGTCGACGGCGATGACGAGCGCGCGAAATACTCCGCCGCGATCCTGTCGGTTTCTCTCGACAACATAAAGGCGTATTACGACGAAAAATACGACAAGGCGGCGTTCATAAAGAACGTCCTGCTCGATAACATACTGCCCGGCGAGCTTCGCAATAAGGTCGGGGAATTGCAGATAAACAACGAGGTCGACCGCGTCGTTCTGCTCGTGCGGATCGACGAGAGGACGGATATATCGCTTTTCGACGTTATCCGCAACCTCTTCCCCGATAAGAATCAGGACTTCGTCATCCGTTTGAGTGAAAACGAGATCGCCATCGTCAAGGAGGTCAAGGAGCACAAGGAGCCGCTGACGCTCAACAAACTCGGCTTCTCGATCGTTGATACTCTGAAGGGTGAATTCTTCGCGGATGCGACCGTCGGCATCAGCAACGTCGTATCCACCGTCGCCGAGCTTGCCCGCGCCTTCAAGGAGGCGCAGACCGCGATCGAGGTCGGCAAGGTCTTCGAGACGGAAAACAGCGTCGTCAACTACGCGACCCTCGGGATCGCGCGCCTGATCTACCACCTGCCCACGACGCTGTGCGAAATGTATATGGATGAAGTATTCAAGTCCGGCACCATCGACAGTCTCGATCACGAAACGCTGTTCACGATCCAGAAGTTCTTCGAGAACAACCTCAACGTATCCGAGACCTCGCGCAAGCTGTTCGTTCACAGAAACACCCTCGTCTACCGCCTTGATAAGATCAAGAAGCTGACGGGGCTCGACCTGCGCGAATTCGAGAACGCCATCGTCTTCAAGGTGGCGCTCATGGTCCACAAGTACCTTCAGGAAAAGCCCGTCAAATATTGA
- the ftsE gene encoding cell division ATP-binding protein FtsE — MIEFKDVSMRYSSKNGKKRALNGVSFTINDGEFVFITGESGAGKTTITKLMIREETANSGEIIINGFNLLKMKKKEIPFLRRSMGIVFQDYKLIPTLTVFENVAFAMRVIGAPVKHIRNRVPYMLDLVGLSEKANVLPSELSGGEQQRVALARALVNNPSLLIADEPTGNLDPKLSTEMMYLLDRINEKGTTIVIMTHEKELVNAMQKRVIAIKEGVVISDAEGGYVI, encoded by the coding sequence ATGATAGAGTTCAAAGACGTTTCTATGCGGTATAGCAGCAAAAACGGCAAGAAACGAGCGCTTAACGGCGTGAGCTTTACGATAAACGACGGGGAGTTCGTCTTCATCACCGGCGAAAGCGGCGCGGGCAAAACGACCATCACGAAGCTGATGATCCGCGAAGAAACCGCCAACTCCGGCGAGATCATCATCAACGGATTCAACCTGCTGAAGATGAAGAAGAAGGAGATCCCGTTCCTGCGGCGCTCGATGGGCATAGTCTTCCAGGATTACAAGCTGATCCCGACTCTGACCGTTTTCGAGAACGTCGCGTTCGCGATGCGCGTCATCGGCGCGCCGGTAAAGCACATACGCAACCGCGTTCCGTATATGCTCGACCTCGTCGGACTTTCCGAGAAGGCGAACGTTCTGCCGTCCGAGCTTTCCGGCGGCGAGCAGCAGCGCGTCGCGCTTGCCCGCGCGCTCGTCAACAATCCGTCGCTGCTTATAGCGGACGAGCCCACCGGCAACCTCGACCCCAAGCTTTCGACGGAAATGATGTATCTGCTCGACAGGATTAACGAAAAGGGCACTACCATCGTTATAATGACGCACGAGAAGGAGCTCGTCAACGCGATGCAGAAGCGAGTTATCGCGATAAAGGAGGGTGTCGTCATCAGCGACGCCGAAGGCGGGTACGTGATATGA
- the ftsX gene encoding permease-like cell division protein FtsX, with product MSKNKVTKYSWGRSLLSTKFNKPMAIVSVSVLTVCLLLLGTFVLISLNISSYLNRLGEANVVRVYPPYTATQSEVYDLKTALEATDNVATITYVPKEEGAEEFRQSYSEYGDILDGFEENPLPDKFVITLKDIAKTSETISVLQSIEGVEKVTWSASATRTIVTIKRVLEIAGGAVVIILAIISAFIISNTIRASMQNRSLEIGIMRLVGAKNSFIRKPFVIEGIAIGAIGSVIAYIIEYFIYIYGMQKLIGSIELLKPMPFKDIALPLAGSFLLVGVITGVLGSVISVRKHLKV from the coding sequence ATGAGCAAGAATAAAGTCACGAAGTATTCGTGGGGGCGCTCGCTGCTCAGCACGAAGTTCAATAAGCCCATGGCGATCGTTTCCGTCAGCGTGCTGACGGTGTGTTTGCTGCTGCTCGGAACGTTCGTCCTCATCTCGCTCAATATTTCGAGCTACCTAAACCGGCTCGGCGAAGCGAACGTTGTGCGCGTATATCCGCCTTACACCGCGACGCAGAGCGAGGTGTACGACCTGAAGACCGCGCTGGAGGCGACGGATAACGTCGCCACCATCACTTACGTTCCCAAGGAGGAGGGCGCGGAGGAATTCAGACAGTCATACAGTGAATACGGCGACATTCTTGACGGCTTTGAGGAGAATCCTCTGCCGGACAAATTCGTGATAACGCTGAAGGATATAGCAAAGACGAGCGAGACCATTTCCGTCCTCCAGTCAATCGAAGGGGTGGAGAAGGTAACGTGGTCGGCTTCCGCCACGCGCACGATAGTCACGATAAAGCGCGTGCTTGAAATAGCGGGCGGCGCGGTAGTCATAATCCTGGCGATCATTTCCGCGTTCATTATTTCCAACACCATACGCGCCTCGATGCAGAACCGCAGTCTTGAGATCGGGATAATGCGGCTCGTCGGCGCGAAGAACAGCTTTATCAGAAAGCCCTTCGTCATCGAAGGTATAGCCATAGGAGCTATCGGCAGCGTCATCGCCTATATCATAGAATACTTCATATACATTTACGGGATGCAGAAGCTCATCGGCTCGATCGAGCTGCTGAAGCCGATGCCGTTCAAGGATATCGCGCTTCCGCTTGCGGGTTCGTTCCTGCTCGTGGGAGTGATCACAGGCGTTCTTGGCAGCGTCATTTCCGTCAGAAAGCATCTGAAGGTCTGA